The Leptospira wolbachii serovar Codice str. CDC genome segment TTTCTTCTTCTTTCTGGAAAAAATATTCAACCAACCGATGCCTAATTCCCGTTACATCATATTTTGAATGGCAAATGCAACGAAACGGAGAAAAACATAAATTCAAAATCGAATTTATAGATAAGGATTCTTTTTTTGGTGGAATTTGGGGTACAAACTCGAATGGTTCCACATGGGTAACCATCGTCACACAGGTTGCTAATGAAAAAACTGCAGAAATCCATAACTCTGGAGATAATAAACATAGACAACCAATTGTGATTCGAAGAGAAAACCAAGATGCCTGGCTTGATCCAAAAATTAATTCGGAACCACAAGTTAAAAAACTACTTACCCAATTTCAACCAGATGAAATTATTACTGAAGACCTTGATTATGAACAAACATTGTTTGACTAATCCTTCTACTATCTAATTATAAATGACCTGCTATTGAACACCTGGCATTGAGATATATCCTGGTAAACTTTCAATGCGGCGGAGCCATTTCCGAATATTAGAATATATCGATAGATCTATTTTACCTTGATTTCCAAGTGCAATGTACGGATACATCGCAATATCGGCTATAGTAATCGAATCTGTAGCTAGCCAATTATGACCCGCAAGTCTTTTTTCCAATATTGAAAGAAGGTTTTCTGTGACCGAAGTCGTTTCTTCTAAATTGATAGGTCTTCCGAGTAAATAATGTGCACGTAATGCACCGGGTCCGCGTGAAACTTCATTTGCCGCTGTAGAAAGCCATGCCACGATTTCACCAGCCTCTTTTGGCTCATTTGGAAACCAATGTGCCTCTCCATAAGCACGAGCTAGGTAAACCAAAATTCCTTGGCTATCTCTAAGGATTACATCTCCATCTTTAAGAACAGGCACCTGTCCAAACGGATTTTTCAATAAGAATGTTTCAGATTTATGTTCACGTTCGGGTCCGTTCACAAGACGACTTTCGTAATTTAGATTCAAAAGAGATAACATCAATCTAACTTTGTAGCAATTTCCCGACAAAGCAAATTCAAATAATTCGACCATAATCAATCTAATAACAAAAAAGCGATACTAGTGGCAATTATTTTTCAAAGAATAATAATTCGAATGAACCAGTGCTTCTTGAAAAAAAAGCAACTACAGCAATCTAAAAAATGAAGCTAACAAAGCTAATATATTGAAGGTGATTACTTCTTAATCTCATCACCAAGAATTTTTCGAAATTGTTTTAATAGAAGCAAAAACATCTTTCTGTTTTTCTCAGACATCGAATTTAATATGGGCTCAAAGTGGCCCAAAATTCTTTTTGGTAAAATTTTCTCTAACGATTTTCCCTCGGGAGAGAGGCTGATGATTGTAGATCTTTTGTCTAGTTTTGAAACTGTCACTTGGATTAAACCTGAAGTTTCCATTCGACTAATCATTTTAGAAGCAGAAGGTGCGTCTTGTAATGTCAATTCAATGATTTGTTTTTGAGTCAATTCGCCCTTATGCCATAACATCGCCATCACCTGCCACTGCTCTGGTGTTAGTTGAAATTCCCGAAGACAACGAATCAACTCTCTTCGAAACAAGAGAGCAACACGATTCAAATTAAATCCAATTTGATCATCTAATAAAAACATATAATTTATCTCATTTTACTTTGCGCCCATTTAGTTGTCCAGACAAATAAATATTGACTGAATTTCCCACCAACACATTACTTGTCCAGACAACTATTTTGGAGAAATTTATGAAACAAATTGATTTGGTTTTTCGCCTGCTACTGGGAGCTGTTTTTGTCCTTTTCGGGAGCAGTAAATTTCATGCTTTTATGCCCACTCCTCCCATGACTCCAAAAGCAGCAAACTTCATCGCTGCCATTATTAGCACAGGTTATTTATGGCAGACTGTTGGTATATTAGAGGTTTTAGGAGGCGTTCTCATTTTCTTTCGAAAGACGACACTGACTGGATTATTGATTTTAGCTCCAATCATAGTAAATATTATTTTATATTTGGGATTTTTGCAATCTAGTATTGGTCCGGCGCCATTTCTGATGATTTTCTTTCTGCTCTTAAGCTGCAGTATTTTAGCTTGGAAACGAAAGGGACAATGGAAGAATCTATTTCCTAAGTAATAGAGATTAGAAATCCAAGTTGGATTGGCATGGATTCTGTTTTTTAATTGGATAAAAATATGCGGTTTGTGTTCAACAGACAAACCGCGAAGTTGCCTATCAGTTGATTTTGTTTATTCTGAGGTTTACAGAGCAGGATAAACCTGGAAATCTATCCTTGGGAAGTGAGTATGAATTGGATTTTACTATTTATTGCCGGTCTGTTTGAAGTTATGTTTGCAACCTGTTTGGGAAAGGCAAAAGAAACTACTGGAAGTGAAGCCTATTTATGGTATTTTGGTTTTTTTATCTCACTATTAATCAGCATGTTGTTACTCATTAAAGTGACTCAGTCTTTGCCAATTGGTACAAGTTATGCGATTTGGACAGGAATCGGTGCAGTAGGAACCGTTCTCATCGGAATTTTTTTATTTAAAGAACCTGTAGATTTCTTGCGATTATTTTTTCTTGCCACACTGATCCTATCCATTGTTGGTTTAAAGTTTGTGTCACACTAATAACAAGGTTATCTGAATATTATGCCCCGCAATACAACCAACATGAAACCACTACCTCCCTTCCTGATGAATATAAAAGAGAGTTTATTCGATTTACTTGGTTTAGTAATCACAAATATACAACTTGAACCAGAAAGTGCTGAATATGACGCATGTTACTTTCAAACCCAAAAGCAAAATATAAGATTCCGAAAAGCAAAAATCACACCAACAAAAGTGGGACAATTTGTAACCTTATGGAAACGTAGTAAAGCCGGTCCCATTGAACCATTCAATATCAAGGATGATATCGACATTTATATTATTGCCACCAATAACAAAAATCGTATGGGAAATTTTCTATTCACTAAACAGATATTAAATGAAAAAGGAATCCTTTCAGGAAAACAGGAAGGCAAACGAGGATTTCGTGTTTATCCTTCCTGGGACAAACCAAACAACAAACAAGGACTAACAACTCAAAACTGGCAGTTACCCTATTTTGTAGAATACAAAGAAAACAAATATGATTTGGAGGTTCCCAGTAAACTTTTGGATGTGAGTCTTAAATAATAAATACAGGATTTGTCATCCAAATCTCAACTGAATTCTACTTTACCATTTGTTCGGAATGAAAAGAAAGGTGGAATGAGTCAAATTTTTCGTAAAACCTTAACCACACACCACTTTGATTTGGACTGGAATCGTCATGTCACAAGTAGAACGTATGAACGGTTTGGTTACGATGCAAGATGTGAAGTCCTAAAAGATTTTGGCTATCCCATAGAACAAATGTTAAGCACAAATATTAGCTATGTTCCTGGATCTACCTATGTCCGATTTTTAAGCCAACAATTTGTGAGCTCCACTATGACGGTGGAATCGCAAGTATTTCGAATGGACAATGGTAGCCTCTTTTGGAAACAAACCATTTGGGGTAACGATGGAAAAAAGGCCTGCGAATTAGAAACAACATCACGATTGGTTCAGGATGAAAAAAATATAATTATCTCATCTATTCCAGAAATCAATATTATACCTTATGAATTTACCATCCACCCAAAACCTACACTGCAAAATACTGTAGAACATGATTACTACATTCCCTTCAGCGATATGAATTGTTTTTGGAATTTGCCTTCGGATGCAATATGGAAAGTGTTTGAAGAAGGTCGTTTTTTATTTTTTAAGGAAATTGTAGACCTAAATTTAATCAAAGAAACAGACTCCACTACCTTTTTTATGGGTGGTGAAATCATAATCCATAAACAACCAGATCCCGGCTCCCATGTAAAATTATTAAGTTGGATCGAAAGTTTTGAAAAAATTCGATTTTATTTTAGACAAGACATTGTCGATCTCAATGGGAATTTGCTAGTAAGCATGAAAGACGAACAATTGTTTGTTTCTCTTTCTACCTCGAGACCAAGAAGAGCACCGGCAGCTTTCTTTGACAAAATAGAAAGGTTTATTGAATGATGGGAGATTTTTGTTTGAGGAGAATTTCCTCATCAGCTGTCAACTCCCTATAAGTTCCCAGGGCAAGCGTGGGGTCTAATTCTAAATTTCCCATCTTCATTCGTTTTAGGTAAGTCACTTCCTTACCTAAACTTTGGAACATTCTACGGATTTGCCTGTATTTACCTTCTTTTAACCATACTGTTACAATGTTTGGTTGGTTAAGATCTGGGATAGCCAATCTTGCAGGAAGGGTTTTATAGCCATCATCCAATACAATTCCGGTTTCAAAAGCAAGTATGTCCTCGTTTGTCACTGGGGCAGAAATTTCAGCATAGTATTCTTTTTCGACAAAGTGTTTAGGGGATGTATAATAATGGGCAAGTGGACCATCGGTTGTAAACAATAACAACCCTTCTGTTTCTTTATCCAACCGACCCACGGGAAACAAATTCATATTCTCGTGCCTTTCACTTAAGTAGTCCATTACTGTTTTTTCACGACTGTCTTCTGTAGCCGTGATACAATCAGGAGCTTTGTTCATCATAAAATAATAGAATTCTTTTCGAACTAGAGTTTCTTCATAGTAAGTCACTTCATCAGTGAGAGAGACCTTAAAACTAGGATCCTTCACCACCACACCATTCACTTTAACTAGTCCCTGGTGGATTTCTTTTTTGACATCCGAACGCGAACCCAGTCCAAAATTTCCGAGCACTTTATCTAAACGATCTTTTGTCATATTGTGTTATCATCTTCACAATCCTAAACGGATATGGCAATCAGGAATTATACGGAATCGTAATGAATCAAATTAAAAAAAGGTTTCGAAAACTTACGCCAAAAACAATCTAACTAGTATGTTTGATACCTTTTTAAGGATTTTTAAAACTTCACGAATCGCCTTTGATTTGGCTTACAAAAGCTCCCCAAGTTTAACTGCACTCATCTCCATCCTGACCATTGCAAATGGTTTGTTTCCTACTGCACTTGTTTGGATTGGAAAATTAATCATTGATGCGATCCTCCAAGGCCAAACAACATCCGACAAGTGGATGGATTTATTACAAACAGATGCAGTTTCGTTAGTGTATGTCGAAGCTGCTTTAACTATCCTCTATTTTGGATCACAAAAGTTATACAACATTGCTTATACATTACTTAGGATTCGATTAGGTCAGGAGGTAAACGAAAGGATTTTATCCAAAGCCATTCGTTTGGAACTCACTCAATTTGAAGATTCTGAAACCTACGATAAAATGACACAAGCTAGGACAGAGGCTTCTTCCAAACCTCTCTCAATGGTCACAAGGTTTTTTACTATTGCTCAATCATCGATTACTATCATCAGTTTTTTTGGACTTCTAATCAAACTCTCTCCACTGGCATCTTTTATTTTAGTCATCGCAGCCATTCCTTCTTTCATTGCTGAAACAAAGTTTTCTAATCATAGCTTTCGATTGTTTCGATGGAAGGCAAAAGAAACCAGAGAACAAGTATATCTTGAAACGCTTATGGCAAGAGAAGATAACGCCAAGGAAATTCTACTCTTTAACTTAGGAAAAGAATTTTTAAATAGATACAAAAACAACTTCCAAAGGATTTATGTCGAAGACAAAAAGCTAACAATCTATAAAGGGATTTTCAGTTTTCTCCTTGGATTACTCAGTCAATTTGCTTTTTATGGCTCTTACATTTGGATTGTATGTTTGGCATTGTTACATAAAATTTCATTAGGGGAAATGACAATGTATCTTGTCATCTTTAGACAAGGACAAAACACTTTCTCCAACGCACTTTCTGCGTTCGGTGGTATTTACGAAGATCATTTGTACATTGAAAATCTTATGGAATTTTTGGATCTAGCGATTCTAAAACAATATGGCAATGCAAAAGGTAACCACCAAAGGTTAGGTATTGTTTTTGATTCTGTTTCTTTTCAATATCCAGGTGCAAAAGAACCTTCGCTTTCCAATGTTAGTTTTGAATTAAAGCCAGAAGAAAAACTCGCTATCGTTGGAGAAAACGGATCAGGAAAAACAACTCTTATCAAACTCTTAACACGTTTGTATTCACCCACATCTGGTAAAATTTATTTAGATGGAATCAATTTGGAAGATTGGGATGAAGAAACTTTACGCCGAAGGTTTGGAGTTATCTTCCAAAATTTTGTCCAATACCAATTCAAAGTAGGAGAAAATATTGGAATGGGGGATGTTCAAAAAATCCAATCGGAAGATGAGTGGATCCCTGCCGCTAAACTAGGAATGGCTCATGATTTTGTAACACGTTTAGAACAAGGTTATTCTACAAGGCTTGGAAAGTGGTTTCAAGATGGTAGGGAATTGTCTGGTGGCCAATGGCAAAAGGTTGCGCTTGCACGTGCCTTTATGCGCACGAGTGCTGATATCCTTATCTTAGATGAGCCGACCTCTGCCATTGATGCAGAAGCAGAAATGAAAGTATTTGAACATTTTAGAGAACATACACAAGGGAAAACTGTGATTCTAATTTCACATAGGTTCTCCACAGTAAGAATGGCAGATCAAATATTAGTTCTTGAACAAGGCAAAAAAACAGAATGGGGAAGCCATGAAGAACTCCTCTTAAATAAAGGGAAATACGAAAAACTATTTCGATTACAACAAGCAGGATATCAATAGCGTAAGATAGAGATCCGATACTATAAATGTAGAGTTGAAACGAATCATATAGGATAAGACATGGAAGACAACTATTCTAATTTAGGAATGCGAAAGCTGAAAGATCTTATCGACTCGTTTGGAGAAAGATCCAAAGAAATTGGTTCGGTTGCCGCTTCCATCCAACAAGTGGCCAAACAGACGAACTTACTAGCATTAAATGCTTCGATTGAAGCAGCACGAGCCGGAGAACACGGACGCGGGTTTGAGGTTGTAGCAAATGAAGTGACAAAATTATCATTCCAAACATCCGAAGCTACAAAAAAAATATCTGAAATTTTATCTCGCATCAATTTAGAAAATTCTTCTGCGAACACGGAAGTCATGGAAATGGAAAAACAATCCATTTTAGACTATGCAGAACTTTGGGCAAGTAACATCGCCAAAGAACTCGAATCCAAATTTTATATCATGGCAACTTCCTTATATGGTTTGAAATTTTTAATCCAAAGTTTGGTCCATGCAAATATAGGAATGAAACGAGAACATTTACTTCTCATCCTACAAGAATACTTAATTCAAAATGAACAACAACTCGCTTATGCTGTCTGCTGTGAATCAAATGCTATCGATCTTATGGATTCAGAGTATAAATCCAAAGAAGGGCATGATTCCAACGGACGATTTGTTCCTTACTGTCACAGGCATTCTGGAAGAATTTCCATCGAACCATTATTAGGCTATGACACGGTAGGAGAAAATGAATGGTATACTCTTCCTCGCGATTTAGGTGAAGATATTATGATGGAACCTTATGATTATCCAATCGAAGGAAAAACAGTCAAAATGACGAGCCTCATGACCAACTTATTTTTACATTCAAAATTTGCCGGTATCCTTGGTGCAGACTTTTCATTAGAACAATTACAAGCGGAACTTTCACCTAAAAAAATATTTGGGATTGGTAAAACTTCTCTACTAACATACAATGGGAATTTTGCTTCTCACCCTGACATTGAATCATTAGGTGCTAGTGCCGAGATACTCACAGAGGAAGCCAAGAGAGCCATCCAAAGAGGAGAAAGTTTTACCTTTATCGATAAATCAAATACGGCAAGAATTCTAAAACCTGTGCGAATCGGACAAAGCGTAAGACCTTGGAGTATCCTTGTCGAATTCAATTTGCTTTCTGCCCTTAAAAAATAATCCGACTATTTACAATCGCTGATTAGATACTTGCTTACCCTTCCTTAAAAAAAACTCTGGTTCTATGGACATTGATTCATTGTTACAGGATTTAAAAGCTCTTTTGGATTCCCCCAAGGAACTTGTAACAATCTCCGAAGAAAAACGTCTTGAACTCATGATCCTTTGTGGGAAAATCTCTCGCCCCGACCGCAATGAGGTTCGTAAAAGGAACCGCACTGTCCGTGTTGAAAAAAAACAAACACTCAAAATACAAGAAAAACAGAAAACTGCTCTAACTGGTATCAGGCGAGCCAGAGAAACTGCTGTTTTTAAAGCGCCGTTACAAATTTCAAATTCAGCTGGATGGTCCTGGGACAAAGCGGAAGAACTTTCCAACCCTAAACCATGTTATATCTGTAAGACTCCGTTCACTAAGTTACATTTTTTTTATGACTCCATGTGCCCTAATTGTGCAGAACTCAATTACTCGAAAAGGTTCCAATCAACAGACCTACGCGGAACCGTAGCGGTTATCACTGGCTCTCGTCTAAAAATTGGATACCAGGCAACCTTACTTTTGTTACGTGCTGGTGCTCGAGTAATCGCTACCACAAGGTTTCCCAATGATTCCGCAATTCGTTTTGCTAAAGAAACTGATTTTCACTTATGGAAAGACCGTTTGCAGATCTTTGGATTGGATCTAAGACATACCCCCAGTGTGGAAATTTTCTGTAAGTTTTTAGAAAACCATTTAGAGAGATTAGACATTCTCATCAACAATGCGGCGCAAACAGTCAGGCGCCCTCCGGGTTTTTATAGCCACTTACTAGATACAGAAAAACTCACAATTCAAGAATTACCGCCAGAGGCACAAAAGTTACTTACTTTTTACCAACACTGCAAACAAGAGTTAGATTCTTATCGTTCAGATTCAGAGATGAAAGACACAGCAACAGCACTTGCAGTCAGTTGGAATCATAAAACACCTGGAGTTGGGATTCGGTCTTCGGCTGCTCTCTCTCAAATCCCCTATTCTCACGATAATTCCCATGAATTGGAAGCCGTATTTCCCGAAGGCCAACTAGATGCAGATTTGCAACAAGTTGACCTTCGTAAAACAAATAGTTGGCGACTAAGACTGGGAGAGATTAATACATCTGAAATGTTGGAAGTACAATTGGTAAATGCTGTAGCACCGTTTGTACTCTGTAACCGTCTTGTTAGTCTGATGCGAAAAGACAATACAGGAAAAAAACATATTATCAATGTTTCTGCCATGGAAGGAAAATTTCATAGGTTCAAAAAAGAAGACCGCCACCCCCATACAAATATGGCAAAAGCAGCACTCAATATGATGACCCATACTTCAGCAGAAGACTTTGCAAAAGATGGAATCTTTATGAATGCCGTAGATACCGGTTGGGTGACAGATGAAGATCCAGTGGAACTTGCCAAAAGAAAACAAGACCTACATGATTTCCAACCTCCACTCGATATTGTCGATGGCGCTGCCCGAGTCGTTGACCCCCTGTTTGACGGTGTCAATACAGGGAAACACTGGATTGGAAAATTTTTAAAAGACTACTTCCCTATTGATTGGTAAGCCGGAATCTGCGATGAGAGAATTTGTTCTTTGGGAGAAAACTTCTTCAAGAATTGAACAAAGGAGATCAGATTCCCTTTTTTGAATTTAAACTTAAGCA includes the following:
- a CDS encoding SOS response-associated peptidase family protein, with product MSNLFTNRLVAEKEYKNRWETFSFSDNSYEIKYQEHNNKGLAVKPNDLCWFIRNVANKISLTSGTWGTQQSFANRLITTTQSEHIFSSSFWKKYSTNRCLIPVTSYFEWQMQRNGEKHKFKIEFIDKDSFFGGIWGTNSNGSTWVTIVTQVANEKTAEIHNSGDNKHRQPIVIRRENQDAWLDPKINSEPQVKKLLTQFQPDEIITEDLDYEQTLFD
- a CDS encoding glutathione S-transferase family protein, with the protein product MVELFEFALSGNCYKVRLMLSLLNLNYESRLVNGPEREHKSETFLLKNPFGQVPVLKDGDVILRDSQGILVYLARAYGEAHWFPNEPKEAGEIVAWLSTAANEVSRGPGALRAHYLLGRPINLEETTSVTENLLSILEKRLAGHNWLATDSITIADIAMYPYIALGNQGKIDLSIYSNIRKWLRRIESLPGYISMPGVQ
- a CDS encoding MarR family winged helix-turn-helix transcriptional regulator, yielding MFLLDDQIGFNLNRVALLFRRELIRCLREFQLTPEQWQVMAMLWHKGELTQKQIIELTLQDAPSASKMISRMETSGLIQVTVSKLDKRSTIISLSPEGKSLEKILPKRILGHFEPILNSMSEKNRKMFLLLLKQFRKILGDEIKK
- a CDS encoding DMT family transporter; amino-acid sequence: MNWILLFIAGLFEVMFATCLGKAKETTGSEAYLWYFGFFISLLISMLLLIKVTQSLPIGTSYAIWTGIGAVGTVLIGIFLFKEPVDFLRLFFLATLILSIVGLKFVSH
- a CDS encoding MepB family protein yields the protein MPRNTTNMKPLPPFLMNIKESLFDLLGLVITNIQLEPESAEYDACYFQTQKQNIRFRKAKITPTKVGQFVTLWKRSKAGPIEPFNIKDDIDIYIIATNNKNRMGNFLFTKQILNEKGILSGKQEGKRGFRVYPSWDKPNNKQGLTTQNWQLPYFVEYKENKYDLEVPSKLLDVSLK
- a CDS encoding acyl-CoA thioesterase produces the protein MSQIFRKTLTTHHFDLDWNRHVTSRTYERFGYDARCEVLKDFGYPIEQMLSTNISYVPGSTYVRFLSQQFVSSTMTVESQVFRMDNGSLFWKQTIWGNDGKKACELETTSRLVQDEKNIIISSIPEINIIPYEFTIHPKPTLQNTVEHDYYIPFSDMNCFWNLPSDAIWKVFEEGRFLFFKEIVDLNLIKETDSTTFFMGGEIIIHKQPDPGSHVKLLSWIESFEKIRFYFRQDIVDLNGNLLVSMKDEQLFVSLSTSRPRRAPAAFFDKIERFIE
- a CDS encoding pseudouridine synthase, giving the protein MTKDRLDKVLGNFGLGSRSDVKKEIHQGLVKVNGVVVKDPSFKVSLTDEVTYYEETLVRKEFYYFMMNKAPDCITATEDSREKTVMDYLSERHENMNLFPVGRLDKETEGLLLFTTDGPLAHYYTSPKHFVEKEYYAEISAPVTNEDILAFETGIVLDDGYKTLPARLAIPDLNQPNIVTVWLKEGKYRQIRRMFQSLGKEVTYLKRMKMGNLELDPTLALGTYRELTADEEILLKQKSPIIQ
- a CDS encoding ABC transporter ATP-binding protein, encoding MFDTFLRIFKTSRIAFDLAYKSSPSLTALISILTIANGLFPTALVWIGKLIIDAILQGQTTSDKWMDLLQTDAVSLVYVEAALTILYFGSQKLYNIAYTLLRIRLGQEVNERILSKAIRLELTQFEDSETYDKMTQARTEASSKPLSMVTRFFTIAQSSITIISFFGLLIKLSPLASFILVIAAIPSFIAETKFSNHSFRLFRWKAKETREQVYLETLMAREDNAKEILLFNLGKEFLNRYKNNFQRIYVEDKKLTIYKGIFSFLLGLLSQFAFYGSYIWIVCLALLHKISLGEMTMYLVIFRQGQNTFSNALSAFGGIYEDHLYIENLMEFLDLAILKQYGNAKGNHQRLGIVFDSVSFQYPGAKEPSLSNVSFELKPEEKLAIVGENGSGKTTLIKLLTRLYSPTSGKIYLDGINLEDWDEETLRRRFGVIFQNFVQYQFKVGENIGMGDVQKIQSEDEWIPAAKLGMAHDFVTRLEQGYSTRLGKWFQDGRELSGGQWQKVALARAFMRTSADILILDEPTSAIDAEAEMKVFEHFREHTQGKTVILISHRFSTVRMADQILVLEQGKKTEWGSHEELLLNKGKYEKLFRLQQAGYQ
- a CDS encoding methyl-accepting chemotaxis protein encodes the protein MEDNYSNLGMRKLKDLIDSFGERSKEIGSVAASIQQVAKQTNLLALNASIEAARAGEHGRGFEVVANEVTKLSFQTSEATKKISEILSRINLENSSANTEVMEMEKQSILDYAELWASNIAKELESKFYIMATSLYGLKFLIQSLVHANIGMKREHLLLILQEYLIQNEQQLAYAVCCESNAIDLMDSEYKSKEGHDSNGRFVPYCHRHSGRISIEPLLGYDTVGENEWYTLPRDLGEDIMMEPYDYPIEGKTVKMTSLMTNLFLHSKFAGILGADFSLEQLQAELSPKKIFGIGKTSLLTYNGNFASHPDIESLGASAEILTEEAKRAIQRGESFTFIDKSNTARILKPVRIGQSVRPWSILVEFNLLSALKK
- a CDS encoding SDR family oxidoreductase, whose protein sequence is MDIDSLLQDLKALLDSPKELVTISEEKRLELMILCGKISRPDRNEVRKRNRTVRVEKKQTLKIQEKQKTALTGIRRARETAVFKAPLQISNSAGWSWDKAEELSNPKPCYICKTPFTKLHFFYDSMCPNCAELNYSKRFQSTDLRGTVAVITGSRLKIGYQATLLLLRAGARVIATTRFPNDSAIRFAKETDFHLWKDRLQIFGLDLRHTPSVEIFCKFLENHLERLDILINNAAQTVRRPPGFYSHLLDTEKLTIQELPPEAQKLLTFYQHCKQELDSYRSDSEMKDTATALAVSWNHKTPGVGIRSSAALSQIPYSHDNSHELEAVFPEGQLDADLQQVDLRKTNSWRLRLGEINTSEMLEVQLVNAVAPFVLCNRLVSLMRKDNTGKKHIINVSAMEGKFHRFKKEDRHPHTNMAKAALNMMTHTSAEDFAKDGIFMNAVDTGWVTDEDPVELAKRKQDLHDFQPPLDIVDGAARVVDPLFDGVNTGKHWIGKFLKDYFPIDW